One genomic window of Nitrosomonas sp. Is35 includes the following:
- a CDS encoding FMN-binding glutamate synthase family protein, translating to MSSAIDLIIYSIATMLGVVTVGMIAVWFIQDVTQKKHSILRNYPVIGRLRYFFEIQGKYFRQYFFANDRDEMPFNRATRGWIYKNSKNKGSVVGFGSTNDLRQPGSIIFVNAAFPIQEEDQLPTPSLHIGEGYCEQPFEAKSIINISGMSYGAISKPAVRALSLGAAQAGCWLNTGEGGLAPYHLEGGCDVIMQIGTAKYGIRDEHGNFSPQRAKELSKVVKAFEIKLSQGAKPGKGGLLPAGKVHSEIAVIRGIPVNQDSISPNRHKDINNIDELLDKIHYIRELTGRPVGIKTAIGGWNFINELCDSINRRGLDYAPDFLTIDGGEGGSGAAPQTLMDHVSLPIAEALPRVVDALLQSDLKKRIYVVAAGKLVTSAEGAWALCAGADFVNTARGFMFSLGCIQAMRCHLNTCPTGITTHDERLQNGLVVEEKYLRVANYARNVNKEINMIAHSCGLRHARQFKREHVRIVETAGKSVALNILYPYPEPLKKKT from the coding sequence ATGTCCAGCGCGATTGATTTGATCATTTATAGTATTGCCACGATGCTGGGTGTTGTGACCGTCGGTATGATCGCCGTCTGGTTCATCCAGGATGTGACGCAGAAAAAGCACTCGATCCTGCGCAATTATCCGGTCATTGGTCGCCTACGCTATTTTTTCGAGATCCAGGGCAAATACTTCCGGCAATATTTCTTTGCCAACGATCGCGACGAGATGCCATTCAATCGCGCCACGCGCGGCTGGATTTACAAGAATTCCAAAAATAAAGGCAGCGTGGTCGGTTTCGGATCGACCAATGATTTACGTCAGCCGGGTTCGATTATTTTTGTCAATGCCGCTTTCCCGATTCAGGAAGAAGATCAGTTGCCCACGCCGTCGTTGCATATCGGCGAGGGCTACTGCGAACAGCCGTTCGAGGCGAAATCGATCATCAACATCAGTGGCATGAGTTATGGCGCCATTTCCAAGCCTGCGGTACGCGCGTTATCGCTCGGCGCCGCGCAAGCCGGTTGCTGGTTGAATACCGGCGAAGGCGGTCTGGCACCGTATCACCTGGAAGGCGGCTGCGATGTGATCATGCAAATCGGTACCGCGAAATACGGCATCCGCGACGAGCACGGCAATTTCTCGCCGCAGCGCGCGAAAGAATTGAGCAAAGTGGTCAAGGCGTTTGAAATCAAGTTGTCGCAAGGTGCGAAACCCGGCAAAGGCGGATTACTGCCAGCCGGTAAAGTGCATAGTGAGATTGCCGTGATCCGTGGCATTCCGGTTAATCAGGACTCGATCAGCCCGAACCGCCACAAGGATATTAACAACATTGACGAGTTGCTCGATAAAATCCATTACATCCGCGAACTGACCGGACGCCCGGTCGGGATCAAGACGGCGATTGGCGGCTGGAATTTCATCAATGAGCTATGCGACAGCATCAACCGGCGCGGACTCGACTATGCGCCGGACTTTTTGACTATCGACGGCGGCGAAGGCGGCAGCGGCGCGGCGCCGCAGACACTGATGGATCACGTCAGCTTGCCGATCGCGGAAGCCCTGCCGCGCGTCGTCGATGCTTTGTTGCAATCCGATTTGAAAAAACGCATTTATGTGGTGGCGGCCGGAAAACTGGTGACATCCGCAGAAGGAGCCTGGGCGCTCTGCGCCGGTGCCGATTTTGTCAACACCGCGCGCGGCTTTATGTTTTCACTCGGTTGTATTCAGGCAATGCGCTGTCATTTAAATACCTGCCCCACCGGCATTACAACGCACGACGAACGGCTGCAAAACGGTCTAGTGGTGGAAGAAAAATACCTGCGGGTTGCGAACTACGCCCGGAACGTCAACAAAGAAATCAACATGATTGCGCATTCGTGCGGCTTACGTCACGCACGGCAATTTAAGCGCGAGCACGTGCGCATTGTCGAAACCGCCGGCAAAAGCGTAGCGCTGAATATTCTGTACCCTTACCCGGAACCGCTGAAGAAAAAAACATAG
- the nadC gene encoding carboxylating nicotinate-nucleotide diphosphorylase: MKNRRKYGDASRVPYNALFVENKGTKELRDLHNEIYANVQRALQEDIGTGDLTASLIPSSKILTATVISREAVVLCGVQWFEACFVSLAADTEIEWFAKDGDFVPAGQTLCEIKGNARALLTAERSALNFLQLLSAVATQTKRYADAVAGTRAVIVDTRKTLPGLRLAQKYAVTCGGGANHRIGLYDGILIKENHIIAAGGIQPALSRAREIAPPGVFIQIEVESLQELQETLAAGARMVLLDNFTLNQLADAVTLTRKQAGEAVILEASGNIALDNVRQVAETGVDRISIGGLTKNIQAIDLSMRFAEPG, encoded by the coding sequence ATGAAAAACCGCCGGAAATACGGCGATGCCAGTCGGGTACCCTATAATGCACTCTTCGTTGAAAATAAGGGTACAAAAGAATTGAGAGATTTACACAATGAAATTTACGCCAACGTGCAACGCGCGCTGCAAGAGGATATCGGCACGGGTGATTTGACGGCGTCGCTGATTCCCAGCAGCAAGATTCTGACGGCGACGGTGATCAGCCGGGAAGCTGTGGTTTTGTGCGGTGTGCAGTGGTTTGAGGCGTGTTTTGTATCGCTGGCGGCGGACACCGAGATCGAATGGTTCGCCAAGGATGGCGATTTTGTTCCGGCCGGGCAGACATTATGCGAGATCAAGGGAAATGCCCGCGCGCTGCTGACAGCAGAGCGTTCGGCGTTGAACTTCCTGCAACTGTTGTCCGCCGTGGCGACGCAAACCAAACGGTATGCCGATGCCGTCGCCGGTACCCGGGCGGTGATCGTCGATACGCGTAAAACCTTGCCGGGTTTGCGGCTGGCGCAGAAATACGCGGTGACGTGCGGCGGTGGGGCGAATCATCGCATCGGGCTATACGACGGGATTCTGATCAAGGAGAACCACATCATCGCCGCCGGAGGGATTCAACCGGCTTTAAGCAGGGCGCGCGAAATCGCGCCGCCGGGTGTGTTTATCCAGATCGAAGTGGAGTCGTTGCAGGAATTGCAGGAAACATTGGCAGCGGGCGCCCGCATGGTGTTGCTGGACAATTTTACGCTGAATCAGCTAGCGGATGCGGTGACGTTGACTCGCAAGCAAGCGGGTGAGGCTGTGATATTGGAGGCATCCGGCAACATTGCCTTGGATAATGTGCGGCAGGTGGCGGAAACAGGGGTGGATCGAATATCGATTGGTGGCTTGACCAAAAATATCCAAGCGATCGATTTATCGATGCGGTTTGCCGAGCCGGGATAA